The genomic segment ATCAAAGCTTCTGACCGTTCAGGGCGAAAAAGTGGGCTTGCTGGAGATCCCGGGCTTTTACGTAGATCTGCATCAGGATGTCGAAAAACAGCTTCTCAAGCTCAAAAAGCAGGGGATGCAGTCTCTGGTGGTCGATCTGCGTAGCAATGGTGGTGGCCTGTTGACCGAGGCGGTTGATCTGACGGGTCTTTTTATCAAGCAGGGACCCGTGGTGCAGATCCGCAATAACCAGGGCGATGTGGAGGTCGAGAAAGACAAGGATCCCGGTGTGGTCTATACCGGCCCCATGGTGGTTTTGATTGACAGGCTCAGTGCCTCTGCCTCAGAGATTTTTGCGGCGGCGATGCAGGACTATGGGCGGGCGGTGATCCTGGGCCAGGATAGTTTTGGTAAGGGAACGGTGCAGCAGTATCGGAGTCTGGGGCGTATCTACGACTTCTATCACCAGCCGATGGGTTATGTGAAATACACCATATCCAAGTTTTATCGGATCAATGGTGGCAGCACTCAGGATAAGGGGGTGATGCCGGATATCATTCTGCCGCCGCTTATCGATGCCAGTAAGGTGGGCGAGAGTGTTGAGAAAAATGCTCTTCCCTGGGATCGGATCAAGCCCCTTGATTATCGCCGGAGCACGGAAGTGAGCAAACTTCTGCCTGAGCTTAAAGCTTTGCACGCCAAGCGAGTCAAGAGTGATCCCGAGTACAAGGAGCTACTTCAGGAGATCAATCTTTATCGCAAAGAGAGCATGAAGACCTCGATCTCTTTAGTTGAATCTGAGCGTCTCAAGCAGAAAAAATTGCGAGAGCAGAAGGTTTTGGCCTTGACCAACTCCCGTCTCGAGCGCATGGGTAAGAAGCCGATCAGTAAGCTCAGTGCGCTGCCCGCCGATCTCGAGATGCCGGACTACTACCAGAATGAGGCCACCGAGATTGCAGCCGATCTGGCAAAGCTGGAGTCGGCAACCGGTTGATCATATCGACTAGATACAGGGGGCTCACTGAGCCCCTTTTTTACATCTGGTGACAGAGCGAGCTGTGGGGCGATCAAAGATCAAAACTCCCCGGGCTTTCTGCTATGATGGGCGTCGGTCGTAAGCGCCTTGCAGGCCGCTTACACAGGTTTTATGCAAGTAGATGACGGAGGCGCTGCATGAAGCAGTGGGGAATGAAAGGGTTTGGGGCTTCACATGGGTTAAAGTGGATCGGTCGCAGTTGGGGCTACTTCAGGATGGCGCCTCTGGTGTGGATTTCACTGTTGATGCTCTACATGATACTGGTGTTCTTTATCAGTCGACTGCCTCTGTCCGTGGATCTGCTGCTGTTGGAAATATTGGGCTTTGCCTTGATGGGCTTTTTTGTGATCGGCTGCCGCTGCTGCGATCATGGGCGTCCCTTTAATCTTTCGGCCCTGTTTAGTGCCCTGAAACCATACTGGTTCTCTTTTTTAAAGCTTGGGATCCTGTCGTTTCTGTTTGTGCTGGTTGCCCAAGAGATCTGGTCATTGGTAGGGATCGATTTTTCCAATGGGCAGCAGGCATTGTTGGCATCCATCGAAAAAATGGGCACAGAGCAGAATTTGATGGTCATCTTGCTGGTGGTTGTGTTTGCCCTGAAGTCGATGCTGTTTTATTTTGCTGTTCCCCTGGTGATCTTTAGTCGCTATAGCATAGGGCAGATCATGCTGCTTAGCATTCAGGGGTGCCTGAAAAACTGGTCGGCCCTGCTGGCATATAATATTGTGTTTGGTTGTGTGGTGGCGATCTCCAGTATCCCGATGGGGATTGGGCTTCTGGTCACCATTCCTATGGTTTATATGGCCCAGTTTGCGGCTTATAAGGATATTTTTGAGGTCGAGCAGCAGGAGAAGCCGACCCAACACAAAGAGCGGGATGATGTGATCAGTGCCTGATCTGAATTGCTGCTTCTATCGATAGGGAGCCTTTAGGGCTCCCTTTATTGTGAGGAATAAGAGAGTATCTGGATGGAATGGTTAGTGGATCCCAATGCCTGGGTAGCCCTGGTGACTCTGGCGGTATTGGAGATTGTTCTTGGAATCGACAATATCATTTTTTTGTCGATTCTGGTCGGGCGTCTGCCAAAGGAGCAACGTCAGCGAGGACGCATTCTCGGGCTTGGCCTGGCAATGGTGACACGAATCTTGTTGTTGCTCAGCCTTGCCTGGATGATGCACCTGACGACCCCCTGTTTAGCCTGGCGGGTTTTGTGATCTCCTGGCGGGATCTGATCCTGCTATTGGGAGGACTGTTCCTGATCGCCAAAAGTACCCATGAGATCCATGGCAGCCTGGAGGATGCAGATCAGGAGGTGACGGTCAGTAAGGGGGCCTCCCAGTTTATCCTGGTGCTTGTGCAGATCGCGATTTTGGATATTGTGTTTAGTCTGGACTCGGTGATCACTGCGGTCGGAATCGCCAAGGATGTTCCGGTGATGGTGTTGGCAATCATGATCGCGGTGGGGTGATGATGTTTGCGGTACGGCCGATCGGTGAGTTTGTGGAGGATCATCCCACGGTGAAGATGCTGGCCCTGGCTTTTTTGATCCTGGTTGGTTTCAACCTTATCGCCGAGGGGCTGGGCTACCATGTGCCCAAGGGCTATATCTATTTCGCGATGGGTTTCTCTGTGGTGGTCGAGATCCTCAACCTGCAGCTTCGGAAAAAGCGTAAGCCGCTCAAGCTTCACAAAAAGCAGGGACAGTAGGCCCAGGGTTGTAAAGGGCCATTGAGCCTGGGGTTACTCCTGTTGGTTTTTTGAGTCTATTGCCTGATCCGTTGCATCATAGAGCATAACCGCAATATGCTCGACCTTGCCGGTGAAGGAGAGCAGGGGAAGCAGGGTCATATTTTGATACATGAAGTCACTGCTGCCGGTGATCGGCCGGTAGTTGCAAAAGCGGATCAGACAGGGTTTTTGCTCCCAGGTGGTAAAGCCGCGAATATTGAGCTTAAACACCAGCTCCGCCTTGCGCTTAAACCACTGTTCATCGATCTCCGGGAACTGTTCAAACAGGTTACGATCCTTGATGTCCACGCTGAGCTGGCCACTGTGGCTCTCCATAAAGCCGTTCCAGATCTGGATCTTGTAATCTCTGTCGAGCACCATCAGGCCCACATCTATGGTTTGAATAATGTTCATCAGCCAGTGAAACTCTCGGATATCCATAGGGTATCTCCCGCTAATCTTCCAGTAAGAACTGGATCTTGTTATTCATGGTCTGAATGGAGTCTTCGGTAAACAGCAGCAATAGATCACACTGGATATTGTGGTCTTCTATGGTGTAGTTGATCTCGATGGCCAGCGTTTGCTTCCAGCGTGTTTTATTACACTGGATGAGATCGCTGATGCTGCGATGCTGGCCCAGTATGACCGGGTGCCCCTGGCTAAATGGGGTATCAATTTGCTCTGAAAAGCCGGCCAGAAAAGCCCCGATCAGCACATTGGAGGTGTCGATCAAAAGCTCCAGCTCGATCCTCCGATCCAACTCTCCCTCGTAGTTCATCAGGCGAGCCATATCTTTAAAGCTCGAGTCGTGGAACAGGATCAGTGCTTCTCCGGCGATCCCGGCGCCGATAAATCCCTGGCAAACGGCCGAGATGGTCTCCTGCTCAGCCGCGGCATGTAGTGCCATATGCAGCTCTCCTACCTCAAGAATATTGACATTGGGGATTGGCAGGATGACGTAGACTTCGAGCATACGGGCCAGCATATCTGCGGCCTGGCCCATGGCGACATTCGAGATCTCTTGGTAACAGTCCCGGATCTCCGGGGTTGCCCCCTTGAACTCGGTTTCCTGGGGCTCTGGCGCCGGAGGGGGGCGGCCTTGGTTTTACCCGGAACAGCGCCTCCCTCACTATAAAGCCGATGCTCAACTAACAGATTTTGCAGGGTCTCTTTGGATGCGGGCTTTTTGATAAAGTCCTGGGCTCCGAGTCCCTTGACTCGCTGTACCGCCTCGGGCTGGATGTCGCCTGAGACCACAAAGACCTGCGCCTTGACCTGCTCTTTTTTCAGTGTCTCAAGAACGCCATAACCATCAAGCTCCGGCATGGTCAGATCCAGAAAAACTATCTCTCCCTTCCCTGAGAGAATCGCCTCAACCCCTTCAACCCCGTTGGTGGCAAAGTTGATATCCACTTCCCAATCGGGAGGGAGGCAGCGAGCCAGCTGTTTACGGGCCATTCCTGAGTCATCACACACTAATACTTGAGGGCGCATTGGTTGATCCTTGTGATAAAGCTCTTCCTACACTATAGCGTTTGTCAGTTCAGTACTGTCAAACCGAGCGTTTGCAAGTTTTTATTTTTTCTGTCTGAGAGTCCCTCTCAGGGAATAGTGTCGCTCCCTGATGCTGGCTTTTTTGTGAGTGGGCATTGAGCTGATCTTTACCCAGGGAGGAGGCTTTAAAACTGGTGATCCACAGGCCACATCCCGTCAGACTCTGGAGTTTCTGCATCCGCCACCCAAGCATGGCGATAACACCATGGTAGGTGTGACCTTTGTGACTGCGAAACTGCCCCTGCTCAAATAACACAGAACGGGCGATCCCCCGTTTATGCATGACGGAGAGCAGGGCGGGGCGTTGCTCCGCCAGCAGCCAGGAGGCGGTTTCAGGAGTGATGGACTGGAGCAGTTCGTCATGATCTTTGAGCTCAAGGGCCAGACAGTTCAGTCGCGAATATTCGTGAGGGGGAAAATGCAGCTTCTTGATATTGCTCCAGCGCAGTGACCAGTGATAAAAGCCGCACAGGTAATAGAGACGCTCATTGGTCAGTTGCAACAGGACTTTCGGGCGCATCAGTAAGATGATTGCGGCCCCAATCAGGCAGCAGGCTGCGCCAAGCAGCAACAGGGTATTCATCACAGGGAGCTCAAGAGGCATCAGCAGTGGCAGGAGGGGAAGCACAGAGAAGCCTAACAGATAGAGTCCTCGCTTATTGGTGGTTGAATACAGGGATAAACAGTAACTAGGGTGGCTCATCCGTAAGCCTCTTGTGTATTCCTCTATTTAATCAGCATACCAAGGGATACCCCGGACAGCCAGTCAGTTACTGCGACTCGAAACCTGGATCGCCTCAATGAGCCCATCACAGGCATCTTCAATCAGATCAAGGACCTGCTCAAATCCTTGCTCACCGCCATAATAGGGATCCGGAACCTCCTGAATGTCACTGCCTGAATAACTGAGCAG from the Dongshaea marina genome contains:
- a CDS encoding PAS domain-containing protein, whose protein sequence is MDIREFHWLMNIIQTIDVGLMVLDRDYKIQIWNGFMESHSGQLSVDIKDRNLFEQFPEIDEQWFKRKAELVFKLNIRGFTTWEQKPCLIRFCNYRPITGSSDFMYQNMTLLPLLSFTGKVEHIAVMLYDATDQAIDSKNQQE
- a CDS encoding DUF2982 domain-containing protein; the encoded protein is MSHPSYCLSLYSTTNKRGLYLLGFSVLPLLPLLMPLELPVMNTLLLLGAACCLIGAAIILLMRPKVLLQLTNERLYYLCGFYHWSLRWSNIKKLHFPPHEYSRLNCLALELKDHDELLQSITPETASWLLAEQRPALLSVMHKRGIARSVLFEQGQFRSHKGHTYHGVIAMLGWRMQKLQSLTGCGLWITSFKASSLGKDQLNAHSQKSQHQGATLFPERDSQTEKIKTCKRSV
- a CDS encoding BPSS1780 family membrane protein, whose amino-acid sequence is MKQWGMKGFGASHGLKWIGRSWGYFRMAPLVWISLLMLYMILVFFISRLPLSVDLLLLEILGFALMGFFVIGCRCCDHGRPFNLSALFSALKPYWFSFLKLGILSFLFVLVAQEIWSLVGIDFSNGQQALLASIEKMGTEQNLMVILLVVVFALKSMLFYFAVPLVIFSRYSIGQIMLLSIQGCLKNWSALLAYNIVFGCVVAISSIPMGIGLLVTIPMVYMAQFAAYKDIFEVEQQEKPTQHKERDDVISA